A DNA window from Phaeobacter sp. A36a-5a contains the following coding sequences:
- a CDS encoding anhydro-N-acetylmuramic acid kinase codes for MTRSPSSARSVAIPKTGVLRALGTMSGTSLDGVDAAIVETDGVVIHGFGASAYRAYEPVERAQLAAALGQWQGPQVDAAAEIVTRAHAALLAQVLAEDAAAGPVDVIGFHGQTLAHAPRVQGTLQVGDGAALAAELDTPVVWDFRSDDVRLGGEGAPLAPFFHFACAKYLKRDKPLCFLNLGGVGNLTYVDPRCDAAEDPGALLAFDTGPANAPINDLVQARCGQMMDEGGAIARGGAVETGALELFLAEPYFARMPPKSLDRNDFSEMITLVSELSDRDATATLTGMCAAAVAQGMEHCPEPPEVVLVTGGGRHNPVLMEMLRVSLDCPVQPIETVGLDGDMLEAQAFAHLAVRVARGLPTSCPGTTGVSACVGGGVVSVPGRED; via the coding sequence ATGACCAGATCCCCCTCCTCGGCCCGTTCTGTGGCGATCCCCAAGACCGGCGTTCTGCGCGCCCTTGGCACCATGAGCGGCACCTCGCTGGACGGGGTGGATGCGGCCATTGTCGAGACCGATGGCGTGGTGATCCACGGCTTTGGCGCCAGTGCCTATCGCGCCTATGAGCCGGTGGAACGGGCGCAGCTGGCGGCCGCATTGGGACAGTGGCAGGGGCCACAGGTGGACGCCGCCGCTGAGATCGTGACCCGCGCCCATGCGGCGCTGCTGGCGCAGGTTCTGGCCGAGGATGCAGCGGCGGGACCGGTTGATGTCATAGGGTTTCACGGTCAGACGCTGGCCCATGCGCCACGCGTGCAGGGCACCCTGCAGGTGGGCGATGGTGCGGCGCTGGCGGCTGAGCTTGACACCCCGGTGGTCTGGGATTTTCGCAGCGACGATGTGCGGCTGGGCGGCGAGGGCGCGCCGCTGGCGCCGTTCTTTCATTTTGCTTGCGCCAAATACCTGAAGCGGGACAAACCCCTGTGTTTCCTGAACCTCGGCGGCGTGGGCAATCTGACCTATGTCGATCCGCGCTGTGACGCGGCTGAGGATCCCGGCGCTCTTTTGGCGTTTGACACCGGCCCTGCCAATGCGCCGATCAATGATCTGGTGCAGGCGCGCTGTGGGCAGATGATGGACGAAGGCGGCGCGATTGCCCGTGGCGGCGCGGTGGAGACCGGGGCGCTGGAGCTGTTTCTGGCGGAGCCCTATTTTGCCCGGATGCCGCCGAAATCGCTGGATCGCAATGATTTTTCCGAGATGATCACGCTGGTCTCCGAATTGAGCGACCGCGATGCGACGGCGACGCTGACCGGCATGTGCGCCGCTGCTGTTGCACAGGGGATGGAGCATTGCCCGGAGCCGCCGGAGGTGGTGTTGGTCACTGGCGGCGGGCGCCACAACCCGGTGCTGATGGAGATGCTGCGGGTGTCGCTGGACTGCCCGGTTCAGCCGATCGAGACGGTGGGGCTGGATGGCGACATGCTGGAGGCGCAGGCCTTTGCGCATCTGGCGGTACGGGTTGCGCGCGGGCTGCCGACCTCCTGTCCCGGCACAACCGGTGTCAGCGCCTGCGTTGGCGGCGGTGTGGTGAGTGTGCCGGGGCGCGAGGACTGA
- a CDS encoding cupin domain-containing protein — protein MTADEIIARLNLQPHPEGGYYRQTWIAETTASHDDRATGTCIYFLLKAGESSHWHRVDATEIWLYHAGAPLVLSLSASDDGPAHDHLLTPDLTTGEPQLIVPEGHWQAARTTGDYTLVSCTVSPGFRFEGFTLADPGFDIPRA, from the coding sequence ATGACCGCCGATGAGATCATCGCCCGGCTGAACCTCCAGCCCCACCCCGAAGGCGGCTATTACCGCCAGACATGGATCGCCGAAACCACAGCCAGCCACGATGACCGCGCAACCGGCACCTGCATCTATTTCCTGCTGAAGGCGGGTGAGAGCAGCCACTGGCACCGTGTCGATGCCACCGAGATCTGGCTTTATCACGCTGGCGCGCCGCTGGTGCTGTCGCTGTCAGCCAGCGATGACGGCCCCGCCCACGACCACCTGCTGACCCCGGACCTGACCACCGGAGAACCGCAGCTGATCGTCCCCGAAGGCCACTGGCAGGCCGCCCGCACCACCGGCGACTATACGCTGGTCAGCTGCACCGTCTCACCGGGGTTCCGGTTCGAGGGCTTCACCCTCGCCGACCCCGGCTTCGATATCCCGCGCGCCTGA